The following coding sequences lie in one Bacteroidota bacterium genomic window:
- a CDS encoding M67 family metallopeptidase — protein MVKLSKGAFEAICRHGEEAFPHECCGVLFGKVNGDQRAVHEVFVIENQFDEAERYHRFLITPDNYREAEKVSRAKKVDILGFYHSHPDSPSIASKYDLDHAFPWFSYIIISVMNKKYHDIHSWVMENDRSRFNEEHVVID, from the coding sequence ATGGTTAAGCTCTCAAAGGGGGCCTTTGAAGCAATCTGCCGGCACGGAGAGGAAGCATTTCCTCATGAATGTTGCGGAGTGCTATTCGGCAAGGTGAACGGGGATCAACGAGCGGTTCACGAAGTGTTTGTCATCGAGAATCAATTCGACGAGGCCGAACGGTATCATCGCTTTCTTATTACGCCGGACAACTATCGGGAAGCCGAAAAAGTGTCACGCGCAAAGAAGGTCGATATCCTTGGGTTCTATCATTCTCATCCTGATTCTCCATCCATAGCTTCCAAATACGATCTCGACCACGCCTTCCCGTGGTTCTCTTACATCATCATTTCCGTGATGAATAAGAAATACCATGATATTCATTCTTGGGTGATGGAAAACGACCGAAGCAGATTCAACGAAGAGCACGTTGTTATAGACTAA
- a CDS encoding MoaD/ThiS family protein: MMSFQILIPTPLRQFTNNQESVTVEGKSVGEGLKNLCTRHSALQKHLYSDDGRLRNFVNIYVNDEDIRYLQKEATQVAEKDVVSIIPSIAGGRE; encoded by the coding sequence ATGATGTCGTTCCAAATATTGATCCCGACGCCCCTGCGGCAGTTCACGAACAACCAGGAATCGGTCACCGTCGAGGGAAAATCGGTCGGCGAAGGATTAAAAAATCTTTGTACCAGGCATTCGGCGCTTCAGAAACACCTTTATTCCGACGACGGAAGACTCCGGAATTTCGTCAATATCTACGTGAACGACGAGGACATTCGCTATCTGCAAAAAGAGGCAACGCAGGTGGCTGAAAAAGATGTGGTCAGCATCATTCCTTCCATTGCCGGAGGGAGGGAATAG